The sequence ATTCGTGCGGGCCAGAATCTAAGACCCAAGGCATTGTAGGTCCTGTCGATCTCACGACGCCTCACCCTGAAATTGCCGCACGTCTTCGTACAGCACAAGCAGGTCATTTAATTGGCCCATTTCAAGCTGAAGATTGGCATACGTTAATTAGAATGGAGTACCGTTTCGATAGTGAATATGATGAAAACACCAAGAGTTTTTTAGAAGATGTCTGCTTTAAGTCTCAGATTGGTCAGGGATTAGATTCAATAAAAGATTCATTAATGGAATGGGTTAACTCGAGGTCCTGACCGATGCTCTTAACTACACCGCAGTTCACCCAGCTGCTTGCTTTCGCCGAACAATTTCACTGTAAGACGGTTAAGGTAGAGACCGGCACCGTTCTTCAAACATCGAAGTCAAGCACTGAGCTGACCCTTGTCAAAACGGGATGGTGCCGTGTACTGGATCCTACGAGACAGTTTGGATCTTACACGGTAATTCGCATAGAAGCTCCTTACTTATGTGGGGTCTTCTCTGGCTTCGATTCGGATTTGCAGGAAGAAGTAGTTGCATCCAGCGATTGTGAGATTGTTTTAATTGGAGCTCTTGGACGTAAGCCTGAGTGCAGAGACCTGATTCATGATATCATTTCATGTCAGGTATCTCCAAGTGAGTTTCCTCTTCTCCAGAAATCTATAGCTGAAGGATTGCTTACTGTTCCAGCAGACCAGCAGTTAGTAAGCGTCTTCCAGCGCCGTTGGCGCCCTCTTGTGGCGTCTGACCTAACGAATCAATCATCAGCTAAGCTTGTCTATGCCGACAAGCCAGCACAGGGGTATCGATACGGCCAGGTAATCACTGCTGTCACATTGGCCGAGCTTTGGACAGGACCATTACCACGTGTGCTAACTTGGCAAGACGAGACAGTTCGGCTAATCAGCAGTCACGAAATAATTCCATCAAGCACGCCTATTGATGATTCGGTTCCTACAGATAGTGCTATCGAGTCTGAATCTGCTAGATCTCCTACACCACTTTTGAGGGCTGACGATGGAGGGTCTACGATAGAGCTTGAACCCTCAGATTTCATTGCCTCTGATAGGGAGCTCGCTCGTAAAGTCCGCCAACTTGGCTACACACCAGTTACCGGACGGTCTCAAGAAAAGGCTTTCGAGGCTGTTTTCTTGATGATTATTAAATACTTTTCCTTACCTACTCGTCGAGATACGGTTAAGAAAGCAGCTGATTATCTCACTGATAGCAGGGGCGGACCCTCACTTGACAAATTAATTACAGTCTTTGATCGCTTTGGCTTATTGGGTAGAGTTGTGAGTTGTCGATGTAATGAATTCAGCCGCCTTCCAACTCCATCCATTGCTGTAACTTCTTCAGGCAACCGTCCGATCTTAATTGTAGATTCATTCAATGAGAATCTACTTTGCATTGATCCAACACAAGGCATCAGGCTATACGGTTTAACAGATATAGCCTCACCCGATTCTCCATCAGTAAGTGTAGTTTCAGTTGTACGCGGATCAAGCACTCCGACTTCAAGGTTCGGTCTTGGGTGGATGCTGCCGTACATGAGTTTTTACAAATATGGGCTACTCGAAGTCTTTATTGCAAGCTTCATTACTCAGCTATTTGCCTTGGCAACACCACTGCTATTCCAGCAGATCATTGATCGCGTAATTGGACAGGGGTCTTCTAGTGCCCTGGGGGGCTTTGCTGTTCTAATGGGATTATTTATGATCCTCGAATTAGTTTTTAGCAGTTTGCGCACCTTTCAGTTCATGGAGATATCAAATCGTATCGATATTAATATAGGAAGCTCGATTATTTCCAGGTTGCTTAGGCTAAATGCACGATATTTTGAGAAGCGTCCGGTCGGTGAGCTGGCTAGTCGTCTCAATGAGTTAGATAAGATAAGAAGTTTTCTCACTGGAACAGCACTTACGGTCGTCTTAGATGCCCTCTTTGCTCTCCTTTATTTCGGTGTTATGTTCTTCTATTCACCCTTGTTGTCTGGAATTATTCTCGGAAGCATACCCCTTCTGTTAGTCGTCATTCTAGGACTAACACCGATCACTCAAAAACTTATTCGACAGCGCGCCGAGGCTCATTCTCGAACTCACTCTTACATGGTAGAAGTTCTCAACGGAATCCAAACAGTAAAGTTGCAGAATAGTGAGCTAACAGCAAGACGAAACTGGGAAAGTCGTCACCTTGATGATATCAACAAAGGATTTAAAACCGTTGTCGCGAATACTGCAAGCTCAAATGCTCTTCAGCTAATCAACAAGACTACCAACATACTCGTAATCTGCGTTGGCGCATCACTAGTCCTCTCGAATGAGTTAACGCTAGGTCAACTCATTGCATTCCGTATTATTAGTGGATATGTAACCCAGCCGATACTTAGACTAGCTAGTACTTGGAATAACTTCCAGGAAGTTTCTATGTCTGTGGAACGTTTGGGCGATGTTGTCAACCAACCGCTCGAGACTAGTGAAATCGAATCTACTAATATTGCAATGCCTCCGATCAAAGGTGAAATCTTCTTTGATGAAGTCAGCTTTGGCTATTCAATGAATAGTAAGCCTCAGCTAGCAGGTGTAAGTCTGACTATTCCTGCCGGTAGTTTTACCGGTCTAGTTGGACAGAGTGGATGTGGCAAGAGTACGTTGCTTAAACTTGTTCCTCGCCTCTATGAGCCCACACAAGGTAAGGTGCTTATCGACGGTTATGATGTTTCGAAGGTTGAGCTCTACTCTCTGAGGAGACAGTTAGGCTTCGTACCCCAAGACTGTCTTCTTTTCGAAGGTTCCATTTACAATAATATAGCGGTGGCTGATGCTGAGGCTGA comes from bacterium and encodes:
- a CDS encoding peptidase domain-containing ABC transporter is translated as MLLTTPQFTQLLAFAEQFHCKTVKVETGTVLQTSKSSTELTLVKTGWCRVLDPTRQFGSYTVIRIEAPYLCGVFSGFDSDLQEEVVASSDCEIVLIGALGRKPECRDLIHDIISCQVSPSEFPLLQKSIAEGLLTVPADQQLVSVFQRRWRPLVASDLTNQSSAKLVYADKPAQGYRYGQVITAVTLAELWTGPLPRVLTWQDETVRLISSHEIIPSSTPIDDSVPTDSAIESESARSPTPLLRADDGGSTIELEPSDFIASDRELARKVRQLGYTPVTGRSQEKAFEAVFLMIIKYFSLPTRRDTVKKAADYLTDSRGGPSLDKLITVFDRFGLLGRVVSCRCNEFSRLPTPSIAVTSSGNRPILIVDSFNENLLCIDPTQGIRLYGLTDIASPDSPSVSVVSVVRGSSTPTSRFGLGWMLPYMSFYKYGLLEVFIASFITQLFALATPLLFQQIIDRVIGQGSSSALGGFAVLMGLFMILELVFSSLRTFQFMEISNRIDINIGSSIISRLLRLNARYFEKRPVGELASRLNELDKIRSFLTGTALTVVLDALFALLYFGVMFFYSPLLSGIILGSIPLLLVVILGLTPITQKLIRQRAEAHSRTHSYMVEVLNGIQTVKLQNSELTARRNWESRHLDDINKGFKTVVANTASSNALQLINKTTNILVICVGASLVLSNELTLGQLIAFRIISGYVTQPILRLASTWNNFQEVSMSVERLGDVVNQPLETSEIESTNIAMPPIKGEIFFDEVSFGYSMNSKPQLAGVSLTIPAGSFTGLVGQSGCGKSTLLKLVPRLYEPTQGKVLIDGYDVSKVELYSLRRQLGFVPQDCLLFEGSIYNNIAVADAEAEADEVIEAAKMACAHEFIMSLPYGYNTPLGEKGSGLSGGQRQRVALARMLLQKPGLVILDEATSALDVDTEQQVVNNLRRKLKGTTVLMITHRLSTLIHADQIVMMHDGRLDSVGTHEQLMSKAGRYYALYQQQLVG